AAAACCCACCATCGCCGTTCTGAACGGACACACCATGGGTGGCGGATGCGAATTGGCGCTTTGCTGTGACTTTCGCTATATGGTCGATACCAAAGCGAGGATCGGTCTGCCCGAAGTAACCCTGGGCCTCCTTCCGGGAGCGGGTGGGACACAGCGTCTGCCGCGCCTGATCGGCAGACGCAAAGCCGTTGACCTTCTGTTCCGAGGCAGGACGCTGACGGGTCCGGAAGCCCTTTCCATCGGGCTGGTGGACGCGGTTTTCCCTGCGGAAACGCTGCTCGAGGAAAGCGTTAAACTGGCGGAGGAACTCGCTCAAGGCGCCACCAAAGCCATTGGAGAGATCAAGAAGTGTCTGAGGGTTCCGTTCGAAGACATGTCTTCCAGAGGCTTCGTCCAGGAGGTGGAAGGAATCCTATATCTGTTCAATCGAACTCATGACACCAAGGAAGGGATCCGGGCATTCAACGAAAAGCGTCCTCCGAAGTACACGGGCCAATAATTCAGGTAGGACGAAAGCGGATACTAAGCGAAAGGGCCGTGATTCGATCACGGCCCTTTCGCTTTCAAAAACGATTCAAACCTCTGCTTACCAGGCGCCTACTTTGCCTGCATTGAGGTTGGCCAAAGCCGGATATGCGATCGTGACGATCGAGATAAAGCAGCAGTACCATCCTGTGAACTGGAGGGCTCCAAAGTTGCCCAATCCGAACACATAGAAGAACAGGAAAAACGCGATGGCATAGGAGACCCAAAGAATGCCGAATTGGGGAACCTTGGGAAGCTTCTTGCCTAGGATGTGGAAGTACCCGAGTCCCTCGATAAAGATCAAGACGGACATGGGGAGGGAGTACCATCCAAGTGGCTGGAAGGCCGCAAAACCAACGAATGGATTAGCTTGGCCCCCTTCCGGCACGGCCGCCTTCGCCATTGCAATGTAGTCCGGATTGTACATGTTGAAGAGGGCTCCGCCGAGCAGCAGATAGGCGACCGCAAAGGTCAGGACAGCGGACCCCACAACCAGTGAAACGGTCTCGCCAAAGCCCTTGTAAGTATCCATTACAAGGATAACCAGAGCCATAATCACCATGATGCCGCCGATGATGTAATTCAAATTGGCGACGCCCGCCGCGGAGAAGGCCACATTCAAGATGCCAATGCCCGCCTGGCCCGCGACTGGGTTGAAGGCGGTGATAACCCCCGCCATGATTAATCCGTTGGTGAACAGAACAGCCGTGACCAGGTACAAAACAACGTAAACCATCTGACTCTCCCTTCTTCTTTAAAGGTTCTATTGCTCTAAAAACCTATGACCTCTACGAATGAATCGGCTTTCACATGTGGAGCGCGACATTGCACGATCGTTCTGTAGCGCGATGAAGAATCATTTCGTCTAGCTCATACTTATAGAGAGTCCGCCCGAAGCACACCCTTTGGGAATCGTAACGACGTATAGGTTCACCGAGTATTTGGTTGGGGCTGACTTGCCGCTCCGGGGAAAAGGTTATCGTTCATCTTGTCAAGTCACCGGCTCATCCTGAACGAAATGCATTCTGGCTGAATTCCGCTCTCATGTCAAGAAAGTAATACAGGATAAATACGCAGTTTTTTAGTGGGCTTTTACACGTCCTATTTCAGATAGAAACTATCTGCTTTCCCAAAAACAGATAGCGGAATTGTCGCCGTCTCCAGGTGTTTCTTCGGGACATTTTCATAGAACGGTTGGCATTGACTCGAGGTCTCGCCAAAAGGAAGGGCGGTGAGAGTCTCACCGCCCTTCTTCGTTTTCCATACGAAAGATAAATCCCGGCTTGATCTACTCGGTTTTATCCTCCG
The genomic region above belongs to Deltaproteobacteria bacterium and contains:
- a CDS encoding enoyl-CoA hydratase/isomerase family protein, whose amino-acid sequence is MSGLVFCEKHGGVTHIVLNSPPANAMSSEFMLDLETALVEVESDESCRAVIFRSDVKKIFMAGADLKELLSISEEESKAYFGQGQKYVSRVEELSKPTIAVLNGHTMGGGCELALCCDFRYMVDTKARIGLPEVTLGLLPGAGGTQRLPRLIGRRKAVDLLFRGRTLTGPEALSIGLVDAVFPAETLLEESVKLAEELAQGATKAIGEIKKCLRVPFEDMSSRGFVQEVEGILYLFNRTHDTKEGIRAFNEKRPPKYTGQ